Sequence from the Chelonoidis abingdonii isolate Lonesome George chromosome 1, CheloAbing_2.0, whole genome shotgun sequence genome:
CCAATAGCTCTGGGGAGCTGACAACAAGCCCTGGGCCCGCGCACTGCAGTGGACAGAGGCAAGGCgaggtcccccccaccccccaatcggCTTAATTCCATCACTGACGGAGCCCCCGGCCTCCCCACAGCCGCATTTCAGACTGGCGAAAGGTGGTGCGGGGCAGAGCTGTTTGGTAGTGTCAGGCTCAGTCCAGCTAGCTTCCCAGTGTGAAAACAGAGCTCACTTTCCGAACACACTCGTAGCCAAAGGCTGCTTCTGTAGTCGGTGCTCCTTAGCCCCAGGCACAGAGTAGGATTTGCTAACAACATTTCGTTTTACTTCTACatgcaggagagaagagagtgGCTTGTTGGTCCAGTCAGTTCAAGTGGGTGTCAGGCTGTGGGTTAACTGAAAAAAGACACATGAAAAGGGATGGTGCTTTATTCCGTTTTGCTTTCACCAGATCCTGTATTTTTGGCTTGAACCCTTTGGCTGTGCCGTGCAAAGACCAGTTGTCACCTCTTATAACAACAGAGATATTCCAGTTGGTTCCAATGCGAACAGCTTTGCCCTGAGGAGGAAATATAGCAAGAAGTCTGAGGGTGAAGACGCGGCACAAGCAAGAGAAGCAAACGAGGGTTTCGGCCCACCAGCAATCAGCGTTTTGCAACTTTTAGGTCAAATCGTTTGTCCAACCTCGCACTTGAAAGGCTCTGAAGAGAAAAAGGCTTTGCCCGTGGGCCCGATCCTGCCCCGTGCTAAGCACGCTGAGCTCCCCGGGTTCTGCGATGGGGCTTCGGAGCTCAGCACCTCGCTCGATCTAGTCATTAATAAACTCTGAACTTGCTCAGcccgggggggcgggagggaaatCGTAATAAATAATTAGGCTTCAATTTTAATGATGCTTCAATTTTGTCCTAGGGGAACGCAGCACGCGGAATCTCTCTTTGACAGGAGCGAAAAGTTTTAAAGGAGGGTTTTTGAGATGTGTGCActggtgtgtgtggttgtgtcGCTCGCTCACAATGATGTATGCGAGtaaagagagagggggaggatgCGCACTGATAACTGGGAGTCATAAGCCAACACCGACCCCACATCAAGGTACTCACTGGAGTACAGTTTAGGTTATTTATGGTAAAGCCCCGTAGCCGTGTACTCCCGGTTTCCTTGCCTTGAAGCATGTAGAAAACTAGGGGCGGTCCCAATAATAAAGAACCTTATTTAGACAATGAACAGCATGGCCAGGACTTGACAAggaaaactttatattaaaatacatacaaaTTGCCTTGCCCGCCTTCGTGTCTGTTTGTTGTACTGTGGTGCTGCTTTGGGAAgcccagggggaaggagggggtcgTTCTGGATTACATTTATTTCCAGTGTGCAGGCATACAAGCACTGTACGATCTGTAGGTGTTTTACACCATTGTTAAAACCCGCTCCCGATTTGCCTcccaacaaagacaaatgcaacgCAGTGTAATGGTGGGATATCAGCAGAGATGTAAAAATACAAGCGACTCCTCTGATCACGTAGGAATGATACCGCACCATCCCAATCGGGATGTCCCATAAATAGCAACCACGGGGCTCTGCTCACACCTTGGGTTTGTTTTCAGCGGGGAGCGCTCTCATGCTGGGCTAGGGTGACTGGGACATCCCAGGTAACTCAGACAAGATCACGCAGCTGGTTGTGCTTCATTTCTGCCCTGGAATGATGTTGATTAAAGCCAGGTGCAAGCTAACATGAGAGGCCGGGTCTGAGCGGCCCCTGGCAGCCAGGGATCCTGAATTTCGCCCCTCGGTGGTTTCAGATACTGATCAAATAAAATCAGACGGGACCAAATAGGCAGCAAGCGCCGAAATACTACTTGCTGagaggagctgggcagctgcaaaTCTAGTCGCTCGGGTTAGAGAGACTCGGGTGTGCTTGATTAACTCTTTtccactggcaaagtgtgcaCGTCGCGGTAAGGGAAAAGCCAAAGAGAAAAGCAGaagagtggaggggggggggtttGCAGGTGCTGGCCCGATCCTGAAAGATGTTGCAGAGAGTCCTGGGAGACGAGGGAGATCACCGCGCAGGACTGGGGGTCGCCTGCTGCCCGCCCTCCCCCCGTGCCATTGCAGTCCCCGTGAGTGCTAGTGAGAGATCACATTCAGCCCTGCACTGGTTTACACCCAGGGCCGAATTTGGCCCAGGTTGTGTAACCGATTTTAGCTCCCGAAATCCTCTTAGTCCCTTTGTCTCCGGTTTCATGTTTGGCATCGGGCTGTTGTGGCTTCGTTCTCTGGGCAGCATCTCCATGAAGAACCCCAGTTCACGGAAGAGGGGAGGTGGTTCGAACGGATCGGTAACACGTTTGCGCCGGACTGAGGCCACATGGTCCAGTGAGCCGGGAAGACCTTGGGTCCTGAGGCAAGATGGGACACTGATTCCCTGTCACCTTCAGGCACTAACGTGACTTTGTACCGTGGTCAAACCTGCTGCAGGACCTGGCAAATGCTGGATTTTAACGAGAACGGACCTGAGTCTGCAAACCCTCGTTCGTTCGCCTAATCCCTACTCACGCAAGTAGCCCCCATAAGGTCAAGCGGACTGCTCGCCTCAGACGGAGTCTCTTGCGTTGGCAAGGCTTGAATCCCAGTTTGCAGCTATTCCGATGCAATGCAACCATTAATAAAACCACAAACCCAAAATAGTTACAACATCATCATTGCCAGCTGTTCGTGCCCAGTATATTACTTCTCGCAAGAGTTCTGGGTACCCCCACTTCTTGCTCCTCTGCTCTATACGTGGTCGCGGTTTTGACCCGTTCTCACAATAGACTCCTCTCTGTCGGCGGATGATGGGTCCCTAACTAGTCCTCTGGAGCTGCTGAATGCGGTTGTTAGCAGTGATGTGTGGATTAAAGCGATAGCTCAGCGGCCTCCCCCTGGATTTTATTCTGAGAGGCAAACACAAgataaaataaaaccacacaaAAATGCCTTTGAATAACCTGGCTATaaaattcccccaagagtaagaAATTGTAAAGGTTTCCATTTGCCCCAAAATCGTCTTGTCTGGCTAACAGCTGTTCGGCCCCTAAACCCAGGTGCTGGCTGGATTCAGCACATTGATCCATCATAACTAGACCATATCTTTTGTACTGATTAAAGTCATACCCTGGGCTTTATTTTAAGCGTCACGGTGTGTGGTTTTCCCTTAGGCCATCCCAAGCCGGGAGGAGGCCACGAGGTTTTAGCACTCTGTCCCATCCGCAGTGACTTTGTGTTGCCAGTCCCGCTTTATAGCACCACAGAGCCACAGCCAGTATTCCCCTATCTCTCCTGAGCGGGTGTGCAGATCGCTGCCTTCCCCTCCATCGGCTGAGCACAGTTCTGCCAGCCCCGTCCCCCAAACACCTAAGCCCAGGCACAAACTGGAGCCAAAGTATCTGTGCTCCAGGGAAGCGCGTGTTGTCGGTGCTTTGGGAAAGAAATCTGCTTCCCTTGTAAACCGCGTGCGTCCCCGCAGAGCGCGAGGGCCAGGGGCGCTTGTGCATTTTGGATCCAATATGTTCAGAGTTTTGTCAGTTTAATGACCCTGTTTTCGGTTTATTGCTTCATCAAATTCGCATACTCCTAGATGTGCTTTGTTAGTGCTTATCGGGAGAGGAGATTACGCTGAGGGATGCAGCCTTTTCCAGAGGTCTGTTTAAGCCTTTGGCATTAGGAGCGCtgggcttttaaaaaattctccaaCCCGCTTTTCTATCTTTCATGTTGGCACTGTGTCATCAAACTGACGCCAGGGAAACAAATCAGCCCCCGAGCCAGTGGATTTCGTGAGCTCAGCACGTTCATATTACAGCTGTATAATATTGCAGCACATAAAATACCAGCTGTATTTTAAACTGTGTATGTTATAGGGACGGTTTCCACATAGAGTCTATGTGCTTGCTAGAGATACTGCATGGGGACAGAATGCACCAAGCAAGCTCGCTAATAAAGGGGATATATTTCAGCTCATAAAAAAGATTTCGAACAAGGTGTGTATCAGATCTGAACTCCATTGTTCACAGTCCCTGGCGTCGCTCCACCACTAAAGAAAATGGTTAAAAAATGAATCCAGTTGTTGAATAACTTTCTGGAGCGCTGAAGGAGGACATTCCATGGAAAATAGAATTTGAGAGCTAAAATGATCCAAACCTCTTCGTCGGAAACATTGCACTTCACCACACACTGCCAGGGCTTTAGTGACAAGCCTTTCGAATCGAGCTAGTTCTGAACAGTTACCCCTGGCAAAAATAATTTCTATAATTAATACTGGGGTCCACCCTTCAGTTTTCATTGCTGAAATCCAGGGGAGTTTTgcctggatctggcccatattaACTAGAAATATTAAATGCGAATTGCATTTCCCTGTGCGCTCGGCATGACATGAAATTTCAAGGGACAGTTCGCATAATTCTCAGCACTGTGATATCGAGTTCTGATAATAAGATATTTCTGCCGCGATCACTGGATTCTCCCCTGGGGCCGCCCAGAATGACTGAAGGTGGCTTACGAAGTGGATTTTGAGAAGGGTCAGTGTGCTGAGTTGTCAAACTTCTGTGAAACAGGGTGGAAAGGGAAAAGTTTCCATCGTATGCAGTTATCTCTGTGAGTAAAAGACTTCGTTGCTGTGTATATAAAGAGATGCAAATATTCAGCATTTTCTGCATTGTTCCCGGTCAAGGTGACAAGTTAAAGCATAAAAGCACTGAATGGATGGCGCCTCTTCAAAGAACGAATTGTATATGAGATGTGTTGTGAGGAGAATGAAGAATTCTCGTAGCTAAGTAACATTTTCATAGCTGCTTGGTCGGCGCTAGGAGTTTGATTGGGTTTGCAAGGCGCTTTAAAATGGCAGTTCACtgggtgaaaaaaaataatttggtgaGTGCTGCAAATCACCAAAACCATTCTCATGTTTATCCTCGCATCTACGGTATCATTGCGAGGCACTACTTCGCTTGAATTTAGTCTCAATTGATCAAAAGGAATTAACCAAAACgaatgaaataaattaaattcaTCCCCCAGTTTTCCAGAATGATAACTGAAATAGGAGTAACAAAGATTTAGCTTGAAGTTTGCGTTTAAGGCGTATTTCATAGCAAACTTTCCCTCGATTACAATAACTTCTCTCCGTTCAATCTGAACTATCAAATAGGGGCTAAAAGATATTTTAGATCGGCAGAGGGCTCTTTTCTCCCCTTCACTCTTCGGCATTGATTATATTTCTTTCTCAACAATAATATCTAGCAATTAGATTAATATTTGTTAAGACAATTCTCTTGATTTTGTGCGACCTCTCTGTCTTGAGGCTATTCGGCAGCCGTATCCGAAAATTCGCCGTTTGTATGATTCTGAAAACGTTTTCAACAAACTGTATGCCACATGGTAATATTGTTATATATGAAGTAGAACTAAAACACGATAGAGCAAATCGAAAAAAGAACCACTTATCAATATCTAGGGGAAACAAAACTTGATTGGTTTGGTAAGAAACAAAGGAGATCCAAGCGCATTCCTTCGGGATTGAACATTCTGTATACACACATAGAGTCTTGTCGATATCACTTTTCGTCTGTTCGTCATCCAGTAGCCTGTGGAAAAGTTATTCTAAACTAACAGCTCTAAGAAGTGAAATGTCTCTATCTATGTATCTCCTTATACATGCTGCCTTTATAACACttcaaacaaaagcaaaaacttaAACAAGAACTGTTCTGTAAAGTGCTGCCTATAGATAGTCCATGACACACGGTTCCCATATTCCCACCCTGGCTCtgagaagtctctctctctcgctctctctttcttttgcaAGTCTCTTCATTTAGCTCTTTGAACCTGTGATTGGAGGTTaaagtgcaccaggttgcagtgGAAGGAGGAAGCTCTTAAACAATAAAGGCTTGAATATTTAGCTGTGATCAGGTCGCTGCCCTCTCCTTAtctttttaaatgcaaatctTCTTTTAGGGGTAGTAGCTATATACCCAGCGCCTCTCCACGTCACCTGCCTTTGGTGTGTCTGTGCCATTACTAATAGAGCCTTGTAAACAATCGTTAATCATGTAAGTGCTGCCGGCCAATGGGTTCGGATCGCTAGTGGGAGAGAGACGGCTCTGCAGAGGCAACCAGGGGGACAGtccccccgctgcccccccccGGACCAGAAGGGGAGTCCATCCCCAAGGAAGAGAAGACCAGCTCCAGAGCCCCAAGCAGCATGTGGAGAGCTGCTGCCCGGCTCTCGCCATCATGTACGTGAGCTACCTATTGGATAAGGACGTGCCCATGTACTCCAGCTCCGTGCGCCACTCGGGGGGGCTCAATCTGGCGGCGCAGAACTTTGTCAGCGCCCCGCAATACCCGGATTACGGAGGATACCATGTGGCCGCGGCCGGGGTGAACCTGGACAGCGCCCAGTCCCCGGGCCCCTCGTGGCCCTCTCCCTACGGCGCTCCGCTGCGGGATGACTGGAACGGCTACGGGCAGGGGGGCCCTGCCACTGCGGCGGCCAGCGCGGTGCACGGGCTGAACGGCGGCTCCCCCGCCGCCGCCCTGGCTTACAGCCCGGCTGactatcaccaccaccaccaccaccacccgggCCCGGCGCCCCACGCCGCCTCCGGGGTCATGCAGCAGCTCAACCCGGGCGCCCCGGCCGCAGAACAGCTCTCCCCTGGCGGCCAGCGGCGGAATCTGTGCGAGTGGATGAGGAAGCCGACACAGCCCGCCCTGGGCGGCCAGGGTAAGCGGCGGAGCCCCGCGAGCCTGGGCGAGCAAAGGCCTGGGGCCCCGCAGAGCCCGGCAGAGCGCTGGGACCCGGAGCGAGCTGCCCACCAGGGCCCTGGACCGGAGCCCAGCTCGGGGGGTCCTGGATTGCAGCACAGCCCTGCAGGCCTGGGGCCCCGGAGAGCCCGGTAGCGCGCTGGAACCCGGAGCGAGCTGCCCACCAGGGCCCTGGACCggagcccagctctgggggtCCTGGATTGCAGCAGAGCCCTAcaggcctggggctctggctagCCGCAAAGCGCTGGGGCCCTGCGCACCGGAGCTCTGCACGGAAGCCTAGCTCAGGGCAGTCTGGGAAGTAGCAGAGCTCGAGGACCCTTGTAACCAGCCTGGGCCTTGCTGGACCCAGAGCCGCCCAGGAAACCGTCGCTCTCCGGGGACTGAACCGCGCTGCGCACCGCTCGGGCTGCACGGTGGGGGCTGTGGAGGTTAACATTAGACAGTTGTTTCGCTAGTAATTTCTCAGCCTGGCTGCTTTTCGGTTCGGGGAGTGGAGG
This genomic interval carries:
- the CDX2 gene encoding homeobox protein CDX-2, producing MYVSYLLDKDVPMYSSSVRHSGGLNLAAQNFVSAPQYPDYGGYHVAAAGVNLDSAQSPGPSWPSPYGAPLRDDWNGYGQGGPATAAASAVHGLNGGSPAAALAYSPADYHHHHHHHPGPAPHAASGVMQQLNPGAPAAEQLSPGGQRRNLCEWMRKPTQPALGGQVKTRTKDKYRVVYTDHQRLELEKEFHYSRYITIRRKAELASTLGLSERQVKIWFQNRRAKERKINKKKLQQSQPSTVHSGSQALSPVSSLQGSTGPGPAGVVLGAAGVLASSVTQ